The Streptomyces sp. NBC_00510 genomic interval GACACCGCTCCCGTGCGTGACGGGGGTGTTCATGAAGGCCATGTTGGTCTGGTCGCCGGGCCCGAGGGGGGTGGCGCCCGCGGGCAGGGTGCCGGTGTCCTTGGCGGCGGGGACGCTCTCGCCGGTCAGCGCGGACTCGTCGATCTGCAGGGCGTTGGCCCGGACGATCCGCCCGTCGGCCGGCACCTGGTCGCCGGCGGCGATGAGCACGATGTCGCCCGCCACGACGCCCTCGGCCGGGATCTCCGACTCGGTGCCGTCGCGCCGCACCCGCGCGGTCGCCTTCATCATCGACTTCAGTGCGTTCATCGCGCTCTCGGCCTTGCCCTCCTGGCGCAGCCCGACGACCGCGTTGAGCAGGGTCAGCAGGACCAGGAGGATGCCGGTGCTCCACTGGGCGATCAGGAACGAGACGACGGCCGCGGCGACCAGGATGATCTGCATGTAGCTGCGGTACTGGTCGAGGAAGCGCCGCCACGCGGGCGGCGTTTTCTCCTCGGGCAGCGCGTTCGGGCCGTGCGCGGCGAGCAGTTCCGTCACCCGCGTGGCCGGCAGGCCGACGTCCGGGTCGACCTCGAACGCCATGGCAACGTCCTGCGGGGACCGCGCGTACCAGCCTTCCGGTGACGCGGGCCCTTCCCCCTCCGGCTTGGGCTGCACCGTCATCGTCCTGCCTCCGATCCGGTCGCTGCGTCGGGCCGTCCGGCGGTCCGGCGGTCCGGCGGTCCCGGGCCTAGGGGCGCCGCGCGTCCTTCGTCCGCCGCCGGGGCGCGTACGGGTCGGCCGGCGCCCCTTGCGGGGCCTCGGCCTCCAACTCCCGCCGGGCGGCGAGCAGGTCGCGCCGGGCCTCCTCGCCGACCGTGGGGTACTGGGGGTCGATCTCCATCAGCGTGTGGGCGAGCACCGCCGCGGCGCAGATCCGCGCGAACCACTTCCGGTCCGCCGGGACGACGTACCAGGGGGCGTGCTTGGTGCTCGTCGCCGACAGCATCTCGGAGAAGGCCTTCTGGTACTCGTCCCAGTGGCGGCGCTCCCGTACGTCGGCGGCGGAGAACTTCCAGTTCTTCTCGGGGAGGTCGATCCGCTTCAGGAAGCGGGCGCGCTGCTCCTCCTTGGAGAGGTTGAGGAAGACCTTGACGACCTTGAAGCCGTTGTCGGTCAGGTAGCGCTCCCAGTTGTTGATCTCCCGGTAGCGGCGCTCCCAGATGCCCGCGCCCTTGGGCTGCTCCGGCAGCTTCTGCCGCTGGAGGATCTCGTGGTGCACCCGGACGACGAGCACCTCCTCGTAGTGGGAGCGGTTGTAGATCGCGATCTCGCCCCGCGCGGGCAGCCGCTGCGCGTAGCGCCACAGGTAGTCGTGGTCGAGCTCCTCCGCGGAGGGCACCTTGAAGCTGCTGACCCGCACGCCCTGCGGGTTCACCCCGCTCATGACGTGACGGATGGTGCCGTCCTTGCCCCCGGCGTCGAGTGCCTGGAGGCAGAGCAGCACCCCGTAGGTGTCCTGGGCGGCCAGCCGCGCCTGGTACTCGGCCAGCAGCGACACGCCCGTGCTCAGCAGTCCGACGCCGTCCCGCTTCTTCAGGCTGCCCTTGTACCGGGGGTCGAAGTCCCTGGCCAGGTCCACGGTGGACCCGGGCTCCACACGCAGCGGCTCGATGAACGCGGCTATGCGCCTGGCCTGCGTGTCCGCCATCGCCGTCCGGCCTTTCTACGAGCGGGGATACCCGCCACGGTCCGCCGCCCCGGACGGTGCGTCAAACGGACCGGGTCCGTTCGCCTGAACGGGCGGCGCCGGCCGCGGACCGGATCGGCGGCCGGGCCTGCCCGCACCTGCGCCACTCCCGCGGGCTGCAGCCGAACCGGTCGTGGAACCAGCGGGAGAACGCGCTGAGCGACGAGAAGCCCAGCAGACGGGAGACCTCCGTGAGCGACCGGTACGGGCCGGCCACGAACTGCCGCGCCAGGTCCATGCGGGTGGCGTTGAGCAGCGAGGAGAACGTCTCGCCCGAGCGGGCCAGGTGCCGGTGGAGGGTGCGCCGGTCGACGCCGAGGCTGCGCGCGACCTGCTCGATCGAGCAGCGGCCGGAAGGCAGCACCTCGATCAGTTCCCGCACCCGGTCCACGACGGTGGCGTCCCGGGGACCCGCGAGCACCTGCGGCTGCCCGCCCACGTACCCGGGCGGGCGGTCCGCGGTGGCGTTGCGGGCGTCGAGGTCGTCGGCCCGCAGGAGGATGCCGTCGAACTCCCGGTCGAACTGCACGACCGGGCCGAACAGCCGCCGGTACGTCACCGTGTCCGCCGGTGCGGGATGGGCGAACCACACCGAGAGCGGCTGCCAGTGGGGGTGCAGCACCTCGCGCAGGGTCCGGTGGTAGGCGGCGACGGCCAGTTCCGTGGCCTGCCGGGCCTCCATCGGCACGCCGAGCCGTACGCCCACCTTGAGGGCGGCGAGTCCGTCCCCCTCGGACAGCCGGGCGTCCAGCACCTCGTTGTACCCGCGCTGGTGCCGGATCAGGACGCCGAGCACACCGCGGACGTCGGGCTCCTGACGGACGACCAGGCCGATGGGACCGAGGTCGCGGAAGCGGCGGAACTCCGCGAGGAGCAGCCCGAAGTCCTCGCGCCCGGAGGCCTCCGCCGAGAGTTCCAGCACCTGTGCCACGGCCGCGCCGGAGATCCACCGCTCCGGGCCGGCGAGCGTCGCGACGTCCAGGCCAACGCGCCTCATCAGCGTCCGCGGGTCGATGCCGAGGGAGCGGCTCAGCTCGGCGTATGGCACGCGGCGGAGTCGGCAACGTAGCACGGCACCCGGCCCGGTCTTCGTCAGCCTCGACGCCGGCGGGCGGGCCGGTCAGCCCGCAGGCGCGGGGAGGGCCTGCTCGGTCCAGATCGTCTTGCCGTCCTCCGCGTACCGCGTGCCCCACAGGTCGGCGAGCTGGGCGACGATGAACAGCCCACGCCCGCCTTCGTCCACGGTGCGCGCGTGCAGCAGGTGCGGGGCGGCGGGGCTGGTGTCCCGGACCTCGCAGGTCAGCATCCGGTCGTTGATGAGGCGCAGCCGCATCGGGGGGCTCCCGTAGCGGATCGCGTTGGTGACCAGTTCGCTGACGATCAGCTCGGCGTTGAAGACGGTGTCCTCGTCCGCTCCCCACTCGGCGAGCCGGTCGCGGACCAGGGCCCGCGCGGTGGCGACCGCCGTACGGTCGTCCGCGAGCGGCCAGGCGGCGACGCGGTCCGGCGGGAAGGGGCGCGTGCGGGCCAGCAGGAGCATCGGCACCCCGCGGTCGACGCCACCGGGAAGCGTGTACATGATCTCGTCGCAGAGATCCTGGAGCGGACGTTCCCGCCCCGGCCGGCCGCCCTTGAGCGGTGTGGAACCGCCCGCCAGGTGCAGGGACAGCACCGGCGAGCTGGTGAAGGCCAGGACACTTCCCTCCGGGATGTCGAGCTCGGCGGCGGCGAAGGGCGTCCCCCCTGCGGTGCCCAGGCGCGGCCCGTCCGGGATCTCCGGGATCTGCGCACTGCCGTCCGGCCGTACGATCACCGGCGCGAGATGACCGGCGCGGGCCATCGTGCATCTGCGGGTCAGCGGGTCGTACACGGCGTACATGCAGGCGGCGGTGAGGGCCTCCCGGTGCAGCGGGTCGGCGGGCGGCAGCGAGGCGCGCTCGGCGGCAAGGTGCGTCGTGATGTCGTTGAGCCGGGCCAGCAGTTCGTCGGGCTCCAGGTCGAACGCGCTCAGCGAGCGGATGACGGTACGCAACTGGCCCATGCCGGCGGTGGCGTGGATGCCCTGTCCCGCCACGTCCCCGACGACCAGCGCGGTGCGGGCGCTGGACAGCGGGATCGTGTCGTACCAGGACCCCGCCGCGCTCTCCCTCGCCGCCGACAGGTAGGCGGTCTCCAGCGCGGTGTGCGAGACGGGGCGACGGGGCAGCAATTGCCGCCGCACCGTGGCGGCGACGCTGTGCTCCCGGGTGTAGCGGCGGGCGTTGTCGACGCACAGGGCAGTGTGGTCGGCCAGCTGCAGCGCGATCTCGACGTCGTCCTCCGTGAAGGGCTCCAGGCGTTCCGTGCGGTAGAGGCTGATCAGCCCGAGTACCGTCCCGCGCAGTGTCAGCGGCACCGTGAGCAGCGTCCGCGTCCCCGAGGCGCGGATCGCCTCGGCGCGGGCGGGGTCGGTGGCCAGCCACGGCAGCCCGGCGTGCAGCCGCACCACGCGGGGCCGCAGGTCGGACAGCGCCTGGGTGTACGGGGTCGGGTCGGGCAGGCTCCGCACGTCGCCCACCGGGTACGCCTGGGGCTGCCCGAGGCCGGCGCTGCTCCCGAACGCGGCCCGCCGCAACGGGGTCCCCAGGGGGAGCGGCGACAGCGGCGGGTCGTCGCCGCGGACCACGTCGTCGACGACCTCCACCACGACGACGTCGGCGAAGGCGGGCACCACGGCGTCGACGAGTTCCTCGCAGGTCACCACCACGTCCAGGGTGCGGCCCACGCGATCGCGCACCGCGTTGAGGACGCGCAGCCGGGCACGCCCCTTCTCCCTCTCGGTCACGTCGACCAGGGCGAGCGCGACGCCCAGGACCGTCCCGTCCGGGTCCTCCAGCCGGAAGACGGAGAGCGAGTAGGAATGCGCCTCGCCGTCCCCGGTCAGCGGGTACGTCCGCACGAGGTCCTCGATCAGCGGGACGCCGGTCTCCAGCACCTGGCGCAGGCGCACCTCCACGTCGTCGGGCGAGACGACGGGATAGGCGTCGCGGAAGTACCGCCCGAGGAGGTCCTCCGAGCGCACCCCGCGCATGGCAGGGGTGCCCATGTTGACGCGGACCACCCGCAGGTCCGGGTCGAGGACGTGCAGGCCGACCGGCGACTGGGTGAACAGGGCGCGCAGGATCGCCGCCTCCGCGTCACCCATGGGAGCGGGCGGGCTGCCGTGCGCCACTGGAACCACCTCCGTCGGCGCCCGCCCGGTGGACACCGGACGGGCGCCGCCTACGGCCGTCCTCCCAGGTTTAGTGCGAACCACCGCGACCGGCGACCCGGGCGGCCCGGATGCCTGACACCGCCCGGACACACCGCCCCGCCCGCCTCAGGACTCGGACAGCGGCTGCTCCGCCCAGATGGTCTTCCCGCCCGCGGTGTAGCGGCTGCCCCAGCGGCTGGAGAGCTGGGCGATGAGGAACAGCCCGCGGCCGCCCTCGTCGGACAGCCGGGCCCGGCGC includes:
- a CDS encoding polyphosphate kinase 2 family protein; its protein translation is MADTQARRIAAFIEPLRVEPGSTVDLARDFDPRYKGSLKKRDGVGLLSTGVSLLAEYQARLAAQDTYGVLLCLQALDAGGKDGTIRHVMSGVNPQGVRVSSFKVPSAEELDHDYLWRYAQRLPARGEIAIYNRSHYEEVLVVRVHHEILQRQKLPEQPKGAGIWERRYREINNWERYLTDNGFKVVKVFLNLSKEEQRARFLKRIDLPEKNWKFSAADVRERRHWDEYQKAFSEMLSATSTKHAPWYVVPADRKWFARICAAAVLAHTLMEIDPQYPTVGEEARRDLLAARRELEAEAPQGAPADPYAPRRRTKDARRP
- a CDS encoding AraC family transcriptional regulator, translated to MPYAELSRSLGIDPRTLMRRVGLDVATLAGPERWISGAAVAQVLELSAEASGREDFGLLLAEFRRFRDLGPIGLVVRQEPDVRGVLGVLIRHQRGYNEVLDARLSEGDGLAALKVGVRLGVPMEARQATELAVAAYHRTLREVLHPHWQPLSVWFAHPAPADTVTYRRLFGPVVQFDREFDGILLRADDLDARNATADRPPGYVGGQPQVLAGPRDATVVDRVRELIEVLPSGRCSIEQVARSLGVDRRTLHRHLARSGETFSSLLNATRMDLARQFVAGPYRSLTEVSRLLGFSSLSAFSRWFHDRFGCSPREWRRCGQARPPIRSAAGAARSGERTRSV
- a CDS encoding SpoIIE family protein phosphatase translates to MGDAEAAILRALFTQSPVGLHVLDPDLRVVRVNMGTPAMRGVRSEDLLGRYFRDAYPVVSPDDVEVRLRQVLETGVPLIEDLVRTYPLTGDGEAHSYSLSVFRLEDPDGTVLGVALALVDVTEREKGRARLRVLNAVRDRVGRTLDVVVTCEELVDAVVPAFADVVVVEVVDDVVRGDDPPLSPLPLGTPLRRAAFGSSAGLGQPQAYPVGDVRSLPDPTPYTQALSDLRPRVVRLHAGLPWLATDPARAEAIRASGTRTLLTVPLTLRGTVLGLISLYRTERLEPFTEDDVEIALQLADHTALCVDNARRYTREHSVAATVRRQLLPRRPVSHTALETAYLSAARESAAGSWYDTIPLSSARTALVVGDVAGQGIHATAGMGQLRTVIRSLSAFDLEPDELLARLNDITTHLAAERASLPPADPLHREALTAACMYAVYDPLTRRCTMARAGHLAPVIVRPDGSAQIPEIPDGPRLGTAGGTPFAAAELDIPEGSVLAFTSSPVLSLHLAGGSTPLKGGRPGRERPLQDLCDEIMYTLPGGVDRGVPMLLLARTRPFPPDRVAAWPLADDRTAVATARALVRDRLAEWGADEDTVFNAELIVSELVTNAIRYGSPPMRLRLINDRMLTCEVRDTSPAAPHLLHARTVDEGGRGLFIVAQLADLWGTRYAEDGKTIWTEQALPAPAG